Proteins encoded by one window of Sardina pilchardus chromosome 7, fSarPil1.1, whole genome shotgun sequence:
- the baz2a gene encoding bromodomain adjacent to zinc finger domain protein 2A isoform X2 encodes MEANNHFNYGPHSSVSANSGLKLSSGESLYTNGSSMSFPQQGKNINGDMNVNGITTAIGTSQPGPHPTSSSYPHMSNHHHQGSMTYDYLWGQPQYSPAMSSGPPHGMHQKQGSPGVLQQNQHHFQSHGQYQVNGAMGASHQSPVGGAPNVSLGAGQYWNRPTPTQQQGGASMAMGYNSHSVYGGYQSQVHPGLSPAQHHQQSAMTHQGPPTHHHPHHPHPHHPHAHHHAQQQQHYGMVPNGMPYYQHQPQHPPQHPPLPSPQPQHPSQHQPLPSPQPQHPSTHQQLASPQPQHPPQHQQLASPQPQHPPQHQTLPSPQHPPQHQTMPSPQHPPQHQTMPSPQHVSQHQTMPSPQHVSQHQTMPSPQHVSQHQTLPSPQHPAQQHQPLPSPQHAPQPPSQMMPPTSQNFTPPRGSPQHHHLGRGASGSPLPMQVPMMSPSAIPDGGSPQSRDSPLGSSVPLPSVMQGRLGEAYKEVDKGYNGVERASAAQRLPKAEGYPARPSGHLLVPTSEYCQRVPHGAMDVEPHHKQRHDMGGPMREAMHSAVSAPPPLLSTPPRQAPSGPPPPPPVVSVHHMSASDPPPSSSSSSTSASAPPQVGAKSPHGSPVSAPAPMLSSPPLMVQGLRPMPGGMSPSSMGGGPPELMPGPPPLMTLVSRPAPAPVPAPPPAVSSPSPVLSATHPSAPATSAPPLWTSAPPVPASPHSQVAYVPPQMVQPPKHQEAKPHSPVSSPSKVAQTPKLGELSKPLSPASAPPAMAPALPSAASATSWSPPEAPASSPLSTSPAKAGVPSPQMSSSSSSQAAKSLPDALVSGHAPAAGAPVTAPSATAPVSTPPPPPPPAAAAPHRAASVPPAAASSPPAVSAAPQAASVSLPAPGAPPPGAAAPPKTVSALPAVSAPTQAATAPPGGSMPPPPPPPQPVSGLPAVPTPSQAGSAPSVSLPPPATEAAASSPPQAAGQASQGSAQQDSSNAGKSSSCQAASEKEVSAPPPDEDVAVSSFSKSDSTPSPRSKSHEGLGDVATERSAHKVDSPAKNTLPEAGTAPVAAKDHDTPRKFDSLDDTYDTYDTESLDYTSVAESTRLESSRAEDTSVMEDTFDDSTADTSCTDEPSMFTEDSAAEDSRHVPADDTQEDCDSSQVDETMDSCLSNRESGTEDDRSCLKDSVSDDSQNDTSLMSVDNHDLSGLPSKAPEECNESQEKAVEASGDGRDAPDGPGASAAAALMPGTAGTPVSADEGWQETVVAATATATAAAVAADPSPAELAAKPLPLSTSAVTVATTTPPPQKPAAKRGKAAAKQGSPATQASQKKTPAKAPKEEKEKPKRKRKKNEDKEPAGTRKKRKLSKDDASGAAATTEVTPLLSSPDAGNTAADQTPAADGATPAKPKKTRKPRKPKQPAPAAGAAAATATASPTKTDGEPGLESGQTPPAKPKKPRKPRKPREPKATDGAAKTPKAAKAKAKPADTPKAEQDNEDDGEGSTTGDTPKRRIATEEQVHFPLLHGWKREVRVKKLEDRLKGETWYYSPCGRRMKQFPEIIKYLRRHECGVVTREHFSFSPRMPVGDFYEERDSPEGLKWFLLANEEVPSMIMAITGRRGRPPNPDKEKPRARVRRAKGTPGRRPGRPPKTNAVDLLSKVDARMLKRLQAKEVLTDEDKEKLVKIKKKMKRKARLKRKEDAKNKVLRQLVKKAKIEKTKEGKDQPQDEEKPAQPGQPQSQQPTDQQTPPPAAVPKKPGRKRRVLTPEELEKAGQVKRVVSARSQAKALAKAQAEAQAQAQAEAQAQAQAALTAKRQADRRAQAQRRLEERKRQQQIIDELKKPTEDMCISDHQPFPELSRIPGVVLSGRAFSHCLTVVEFLHSYGKVLGLQIPQDVPSLSTLQEGLLGVGESQGEVMDLLIKLVEAALHDPGLSSFYQSVKILGEKLVDLELSYSTVSECLRIFLESHGFELEVCNTLRTKTFQALKPDVKAAILAFMVEELNASNTVTRDIDNTLENMTTYRKNKWIIEGKLRKLKAALVRRTGRSEGELCVEDRRRSTRAGTAEEESLEETTLLERSSRHGRGGVKEEPRLTEAESPTNASIPELERQIDKLTKRQVFFRKKLQQASHSLRAVSLGQDRYRRRYWLMPHMGSILVEGPEEILDSCSDILVTDEPMVYVKKEVKVEVKSEEPLSPVTPVTPSATAVTPRSCSPRASGSGSGLSPTEVDPLPGEASLMSSSSPRGRGRPRKIKPEVELHLRTAKCRRRRRSSKSVGEEPPAAAAATADAPKAGIQTDLTQAAVTAWLSQAQVAGAQDPATAAEVLAAVAAGGRVPEDGGLSKEAAKELTEKQAQWFPLLPKTPSDATALSEPCLPSPNATSPTSLLKDAPPTSPSQQAAPTPLTQTPLQSPAQPAVQTPDPAALLPLLPGSVPTPPACSTPVQKPTRRRRRGSSPARRPYCTSTGKRRGRPPSTLFSDIEQKYLTQLVAKPIPKEMAQGWWWVKTPEELSEVLKALHPRGVREKVLHKHLTKHLEFLSEVCSRPSSDPVFRHTQEQGSSVLDVLSQPWPEVPKALQTDISVLQWVEDLEQRVAAADLHLKMAPQSGKSDTEPSTEEPVAGFQPYTVPEPDSTREDLEFYDHEVDPRDDWIVRTKREWSDLLRVPNNPLDLAVLRLANLERNIERRYLKEPLWNLAEVVKLAPLTPSPGEEVPMDVGSLEMEITPRLRTWRQGLDRCRSAAQLSLCIIQLERAIAWEKSVVKVTCQVCRKGDNDEYLLLCDGCDRGCHMFCLRPKVTEVPDGDWYCPICVAKMGDGEMRPQRSARQRARRRKRRLGAYVGDSSEEDESPRRLAGMSTRQKDGPSSSASSTNGTSGISPSKRRRMTTRNQPDLTYCEIILMEMEAHADAWPFVEPVNPRLVPGYRRIIKNPMDFLTMRERLLQGGYCSVEEFAADAHLVFNNCELFNEDTSEVGKAGHSMRRFFENRWAEFYQTKDKDKDK; translated from the exons CAGGTCAATGGGGCCATGGGGGCCTCCCACCAGAGTCCTGTGGGTGGGGCGCCTAACGTTAGCCTGGGGGCTGGACAGTACTGGAACAGGCCAACCCCAACACAGCAACAGGGAGGTGCATCCATGGCAATGGGCTACAACTCCCATAGTGTGTATGGAGGCTACCAGAGCCAGGTGCACCCAGGCTTGTCGCCcgcccagcaccaccagcaaTCAGCTATGACACACCAAGGGCCTCCCAcgcaccaccacccccatcatCCACACCCGCACCACCCGCATGCCCACCACCACgcgcagcaacagcagcactaCGGCATGGTGCCCAACGGGATGCCCTACTACCAGCATCAGCCTCAGCACCCACCCCAGCACCCGCCTCTTCCTTCACCTCAGCCCCAGCACCCGTCTCAGCATCAGCCCCTACCCTCGCCCCAGCCCCAACACCCATCCACGCACCAACAGCTGGCATCGCCCCAGCCCCAACACCCACCCCAGCACCAACAACTAGCCTCGCCCCAGCCCCAACACCCGCCCCAGCACCAAACCTTACCCTCACCACAACACCCACCGCAACATCAGACCATGCCCTCTCCCCAACACCCACCCCAGCACCAGACCATGCCCTCTCCTCAACACGTTTCCCAGCACCAGACCATGCCCTCTCCCCAACACGTTTCTCAGCACCAGACCATGCCCTCACCACAACACGTTTCCCAACACCAGACCCTTCCCTCTCCACAGCACCCGGCCCAGCAACACCAACCACTCCCATCCCCCCAGCACGCCCCCCAGCCACCGTCTCAGATGATGCCTCCCACGTCCCAGAACTTCACCCCACCCAGGGGGAGTCCTCAGCACCACCACTTGGGCCGTGGCGCCTCGGGCAGCCCCCTTCCCATGCAGGTACCCATGATGTCTCCCTCGGCTATACCTGACGGTGGCTCCCCGCAGAGCCGGGACAGCCCCCTGGGAAGCAGTGTGCCACTGCCTTCAGTCATGCAAG GGCGTCTCGGTGAAGCGTACAAAGAGGTGGACAAAGGCTACAACGGGGTGGAGCGTGCATCTGCTGCCCAGCGGCTTCCCAAAGCCGAGGGATACCCAGCCCGGCCCTCGGGCCACCTCTTGGTGCCCACCAGTGAATACTGCCAGCGCGTGCCGCACGGGGCGATGGACGTGGAGCCGCACCACAAGCAGCGGCACGACATGGGAGGACCCATGAGGGAGGCCATGCACTCGGCCGTGTCTGCGCCTCCTCCGCTCCTGTCCACGCCGCCGCGTCAGGCTCCGTCAgggcctccccctcctcctcctgtggtgTCCGTGCATCACATGAGCGCCTCGGATCCCccgccctcctcttcctcctcgtccaccTCCGCGTCTGCGCCTCCTCAGGTCGGGGCGAAGAGTCCTCACGGGAGCCCCGTGTCTGCTCCTGCGCccatgctctcctctcccccgcTGATGGTCCAGGGCCTGAGGCCCATGCCTGGTGGCATGTCGCCTTCCTCCATGGGAGGGGGACCGCCGGAGCTCATGCCGGGTCCTCCCCCTCTGATGACCCTCGTCTCAAGGCCGGCTCCGGCTCCGgttcctgcacctcctcctgcggTGAGTTCGCCCTCGCCGGTCCTTTCCGCGACCCACCCGTCTGCCCCAGCCACGTCTGCACCTCCTCTATGGACGAGTGCGCCTCCTGTGCCGGCCTCGCCGCACTCTCAGGTGGCCTACGTACCTCCTCAGATGGTCCAACCCCCCAAACATCAGGAGGCAAAGCCTCACTCCCCTGTGTCTTCGCCCTCGAAGGTGGCTCAAACCCCCAAGCTAGGAGAGCTGTCAAAGCCTCTCTCCCCGGCATCTGCGCCTCCTGCGATGGCTCCTGCTCTTCCCTCGGCCGCGTCTGCGACCTCTTGGTCTCCCCCAGAGGCCCCTGCGTCATCGCCGTTGTCCACGTCACCTGCGAAGGCCGGCGTCCCTTCACCCCAGATgtcatcgtcgtcgtcgtctcAGGCGGCCAAGTCTCTTCCTGATGCGCTCGTTTCCGGGCACGCTCCTGCTGCCGGCGCGCCCGTCACGGCGCCCTCCGCCACGGCCCCCGTCTCCAcgccgccccctcctcctcctccggcggCTGCTGCTCCCCACCGTGCCGCCTCCGTGCCTCCTGCCGCGGCCTCCTCTCCCCCCGCGGTGAGCGCCGCCCCTCAGGCCGCCTCAGTGTCTCTTCCTGCTCCCGGCGCGCCTCCCCCCGGAGCCGCCGCACCTCCCAAGACGGTCTCGGCGCTCCCCGCCGTCTCCGCACCGACTCAGGCCGCCACCGCTCCTCCGGGCGGCTCCatgccgccgcctcctccgcctcctcagcCTGTCTCCGGACTGCCTGCTGTCCCCACGCCCTCTCAGGCGGGGTCCGCTCCGAGCGTCTCGCTGCCGCCTCCGGCCACCGAggccgccgcctcctcccctcctcaggCCGCCGGGCAAGCCTCGCAAGGGTCGGCCCAGCAGGACTCCAGCAACGCTGGCAAGAGCTCCTCTTGCCAAGCTGCCAGCGAAAAGGAGGTGAGCGCTCCTCCGCCCGATGAGGACGTCGCTGTCAGCAGCTTTTCAAAGTCGGACTCCACCCCGTCTCCGCGCTCCAAGTCTCACGAAGGCCTTGGCGATGTCGCTACTGAGAGGTCGGCCCACAAGGTCGATAGCCCGGCCAAGAACACTCTCCCCGAGGCAGGGACGGCCCCTGTAGCGGCAAAAGATCATGACACCCCAAGGAAGTTCGATTCACTTGATGACACTTACGACACTTACGACACCGAGTCTCTGGACTACACCTCCGTGGCTGAGTCAACGCGCCTCGAAAGCTCCCGCGCCGAGGACACCAGTGTCATGGAGGACACGTTCGATGACTCGACGGCTGACACCTCGTGCACGGACGAACCCTCCATGTTTACAGAGGACTCGGCCGCGGAGGACTCCAGGCACGTGCCGGCTGACGACACCCAGGAGGATTGCGACTCGTCTCAGGTTGACGAGACCATGGACAGCTGTCTGAGCAACAGGGAGTCTGGCACAGAGGATGACCGCTCTTGCCTGAAGGACTCCGTGAGTGATGACTCACAGAATGATACCTCACTCATGTCAGTGGACAACCACGACCTCTCGGGACTGCCCAGTAAAG CCCCTGAGGAGTGCAACGAGAGTCAGGAGAAGGCTGTGGAGGCGAGCGGCGATGGGCGTGACGCTCCAGACGGTCCTGGCGCCTCCGCTGCTGCTGCGCTCATGCCTGGCACAGCTGGCACCCCAGTGAGCGCTGATGAGGGCTGGCAGGAGACGGTAGTGGCGGCAACAGCAACGGCCacagcagcggcggtggcggcagaCCCCAGCCCTGCGGAACTAGCAGCCAAACCACTGCCCCTGTCCACCTCGGCCGTCACCGTGGCAACAACAACACCCCCTCCACAGAAGCCTGCTGCCAAGAGAGGCAAAGCTGCTGCAAAGCAGG GCTCTCCAGCGACCCAGGCCTCTCAGAAGAAGACCCCTGCAAAGGCCCccaaagaggagaaggagaagccgaagcggaagaggaagaagaacgaGGACAAAGAACCTGCTGGAACAAGGAAGAAACGCAAGCTCTCCAAAGACGACGCATCTGGCGCAGCCGCCACTACAGAGGTGACCCCACTCCTAAGCTCGCCGGACGCCGGTAACACAGCTGCTGACCAGACCCCGGCGGCCGATGGAGCCACTCCTGCCAAGCCCAAGAAGACCAGGAAGCCCAGGAAGCCCAAGCAGCCTGCACCTGCTGCCGGCGCTGCCGCTGCCACGGCAACCGCCTCTCCAACCAAGACCGATGGAGAGCCCGGCCTGGAGAGTGGTCAGACTCCGCCAGCCAAGCCCAAGAAGCCCAGGAAGCCCAGGAAGCCCCGGGAGCCCAAGGCCACGGACGGAGCAGCGAAGACGCCCAAAGCGGCGAAGGCCAAAGCCAAGCCAGCAGACACGCCCAAAGCTGAGCAGGACAACGAGGATGATGGAGAGGGCTCCACGACAG GAGACACTCCAAAGAGGAGGATTGCCACAGAGGAGCAGGTCCACTTTCCTCTTCTGCACGG gtggaaGAGGGAGGTCCGTGTCAAGAAGCTTGAGGACCGCCTGAAGGGTGAGACCTGGTACTACAGTCCCTGTGGGAGAAGAATGAAGCAGTTCCCTGAAATCATCAAG TACCTCCGAAGGCATGAGTGTGGGGTTGTGACCAGAGAGCACTTCAGCTTCAGCCCACGCATGCCTGTGGGAGACTTCTACGAGGAGCGTGATTCACCTGAG GGGTTGAAGTGGTTCCTGCTAGCCAATGAAGAAGTGCCGTCCATGATCATGGCCATCACTGGCAGGCGTGGCCGCCCTCCCAACCCAGACAAGGAGAAGCCGCGAGCCCGGGTCAGAAGGGCCAAAGGCACCCCGGGCCGCCGGCCCGGCCGACCGCCCAAGACCAACGCGGTGGACCTGCTGAGCAAAGTGGACGCCAGGATGCTGAAGAGACTGCAGGCGaaag AAGTACTTACTGATGAGGACAAGGAGAAACTGGTCAAgatcaagaaaaaaatgaagagaaag GCAAGACTCAAGCGCAAGGAAGATGCCAAGAACAAGGTTTTAAGACAACTGGTCAAAAAAGCTAAG ATCGAGAAAACCAAGGAGGGAAAGGACCAACCCCAAGACGAGGAGAAACCAGCCCAGCCCGGGCAACCTCAGTCCCAGCAGCCTACCGACCAGCAGACCCCCCCGCCTGCCGCCGTGCCCAAGAAGCCTGGTCGCAAGAGGCGCGTGCTGACCCccgaggagctggagaaggccGGGCAGGTGAAGAGGGTGGTGAGCGCTCGGAGTCAGGCCAAGGCGCTGGCCAAAGCCCAGGCCGAGGCTCAGGCGCAGGCCCAGGCGGAGGCTCAGGCCCAAGCCCAGGCGGCGCTGACGGCCAAGCGACAGGCAGATCGGCGAGCACAGGCCCAGAggaggctggaggagaggaagaggcagcAGCAGATCATCGATGAGCTCAAGAAGCCCACCGAGGACATGTGCATCTCCGACCACCAG CCTTTCCCCGAGCTGTCCCGCATCCCTGGAGTGGTGCTGTCGGGCCGGGCCTTCTCCCACTGCCTGACTGTGGTGGAGTTCCTGCACAGCTACGGGAAGGTGCTGGGTCTGCAGATCCCCCAGGACGTGCCCAGCCTCAGCACCCTGCAGGAGGGCTTGCTGGGCGTGGGGGAGAGCCAGGGCGAGGTCATGGACCTGCTCATCAAGCTGGTGGAAGCCGCGCTGCATGACCCAGGCCTGTCGTCCTTTTATCAG TCTGTGAAGATCCTGGGGGAGAAGCTGGTGGATCTGGAGCTGAGCTACAGCACCGTGTCGGAGTGCCTGCGGATCTTTCTGGAGTCCCACGGCTTCGAGCTCGAGGTCTGCAACACCCTCCGCACCAAGACATTCCAGGCTCTCAAACCAGACGTGAAGGCCGCCATCTTGGCCTTCATGGTGGAAGAGCTGAACGCCAGCAACACCGTCACGAG GGACATTGACAACACACTGGAGAATATGACTACCTACAGGAAAAACAAATGGATCATTGAGGGTAAACTACGCAA attgAAGGCGGCTCTGGTGCGTCGCACAGGTCGCTCCGAGGGGGAGCTGTGCGTAGAGGACCGCAGGAGGAGCACGCGGGCGGGGACGGCCGAGGAGGAGAGCCTGGAGGAGACCACCCTGCTGGAGAGGAGCAGCCGGCACGGACGCGGAGGAGTGAAGGAGGAGCCCAGACTCACCGAG GCTGAGAGCCCAACCAACGCCAGCATCCCAGAActggagagacagatagataagcTAACCAAG CGCCAAGTGTTTTTCCGCAAGAAGCTGCAGCAGGCGTCTCACTCCCTGCGGGCAGTGTCCCTGGGCCAGGACCGCTACCGGCGCCGGTACTGGCTGATGCCTCACATGGGGTCCATCCTGGTGGAAGGACCAGAGGAGATCTTGG ACTCGTGCAGTGACATTCTAGTCACAGATGAGCCCATGGTCTACGTGAAGAAGGAGGTGAAGGTGGAGGTCAAATCCGAGGAGCCTCTCTCTCCCGTCACCCCCGTCACTCCTTCTGCCACCGCGGTCACGCCGCGCTCCTGCTCCCCCCGAGCCTCGGGCAGCGGCAGCGGGCTCTCCCCGACGGAGGTGGACCCGCTCCCCGGCGAGGCGTCCCtgatgagcagcagcagcccccggGGCCGCGGACGCCCGCGCAAGATCAAGCCCGAGGTGGAGCTCCACCTGCGCACCGCCAAGTGCCGCCGGCGACGCCGCAGCAGCAAGTCGGTCGGCGAGGAGCccccggccgccgccgccgccaccgccgacGCGCCCAAGGCGGGCATCCAGACCGACCTCACCCAGGCCGCGGTCACCGCGTGGCTCAGCCAGGCCCAGGTCGCTGGCGCCCAGGACCCGGCCACCGCCGCGGAAGTGCTGGCAGCCGTGGCGGCGGGAGGCAGGGTCCCGGAGGACGGCGGCCTGTCGAAGGAAGCCGCGAAGGAGCTGACGGAGAAGCAGGCCCAGTGGTTCCCGCTGCTGCCCAAGACGCCCAGCGACGCCACGGCGCTGTCCGAGCCCTGTCTGCCCTCTCCCAACGCCACCTCTCCCACCTCTCTGCTGAAGGACGCTCCCCCAACCTCCCCCTCTCAGCAggctgcccccacccccctcacacag ACTCCGTTACAGAGTCCCGCGCAGCCTGCGGTCCAGACTCCTGATCCGGCCGCGCTTCTCCCGCTGCTGCCCGGCTCGGTCCCCACTCCTCCAGCGTGCTCCACGCCGGTGCAGAAGCCGAccaggcggaggaggagaggcagcagCCCGGCTCGCAGGCCGTACTGCACCAGCACAGGCAAGCGTCGCGGCAGACCCCCCTCCACGCTCTTCAGTGACATCGAGCAGAAGTACCTCACCCAGCTGGTGGCCAAGCCAATTCCGAAAG aaatggcTCAAGGCTGGTGGTGGGTGAAGACACCAGAGGAGCTTTCTGAAGTCCTGAAGGCCCTGCATCCTCGTGGTGTCCGGGAGAAGGTGCTGCACAAGCACCTGACCAAGCACCTGGAATTTCTGTCCGAGGTGTGCTCGAGACCCAGCAGTG ACCCTGTGTTCAGGCATACACAAGAACAGGGCAGTTCTGTGCTGGACGTTTTGAGTCAGCCCTGGCCCGAGGTGCCTAAAGCCCTGCAGACTGACATCAGCGTCCTCCAGTGGGTGGAGGACCTGGAGCAGCGCGTGGCGGCAGCAGATCTCCACCTGAAG ATGGCTCCCCAGAGTGGAAAGAGCGACACAGAGCCTAGCACGGAGGAGCCTGTGGCAGGATTTCAG CCATACACCGTTCCAGAGCCAGACTCCACCCGTGAAGATCTCGAGTTCTACGACCATGAGGTTGACCCGCGGGACGACTGGATCGTTAGGACAAAGCGCGAGTGGTCCGACCTCCTACGTGTGCCCAACAACCCACTGGATCTGGCCGTCCTGAGGCTGGCCAACCTGGAGCGCAACATTGAGCGGCGCTACCTGAAGGAGCCGCTGTGGAACCTGGCCGAGGTGGTGAAGCTGGCCCCTCTCACTCCATCCCCGGGGGAGGAGGTCCCCATGGACGTGGGCAG TTTGGAGATGGAGATCACCCCAAGGCTGAGGACGTGGCGACAGGGCCTTGACCGTTGCCGAAGTGCTGCCCAGCTCTCGCTGTGCATTATTCAGCTGGAGAGGGCCATTGCCTGGGAGAAATCAGTTGTCAAAGTG ACCTGTCAGGTGTGTCGCAAAGGGGACAATGACGAGTACCTGCTGCTTTGTGACGGCTGTGACCGTGGCTGTCACATGTTCTGCCTCAGACCCAAGGTGACAGAGGTGCCTGACGGAGACTGGTACTGCCCCATCTGCGTTGCCAAG ATGGGCGACGGCGAGATGCGGCCGCAGCGCTCGGCGAGGCAGCGCGCCCGCAGGCGTAAGCGCCGCCTGGGCGCCTACGTGGGCGACAGCTCCGAGGAGGACGAAAGCCCCCGCCGGTTGGCCGGCATGAGCACGCGGCAGAAGGACGGACCCTCGTCGTCCGCCAGCAGCACGAACGGCACCTCTGGAATCTCGCCCAGCAAGCGCCGGCGCATGACCACGCGCAACCAGCCTGACCTCACCTACTGCGA GATCATTCTGATGGAGATGGAGGCGCATGCGGACGCCTGGCCATTCGTGGAGCCAGTGAACCCGCGACTGGTGCCCGGATACCGCCGCATCATCAAGAACCCCATGGACTTCCTGACCATGAGGGAGAGACTGCTGCAGGGAGG GTACTGCAGTGTGGAGGAGTTTGCTGCTGATGCCCATTTGGTGTTCAACAACTGTGAGCTCTTCAACGAGGACACTTCAGAAGTCGGCAAAGCCGGACACTCCATGAGACGCTTCTTCGAGAACCGCTGGGCAGAGTTCTACCAGAccaaggacaaagacaaggacAAATGA